AAACttgcttgtaaatattattgaaagttcacttgaatattttctagtcttaaaaatgaactagctttaaaaaataataccagATACAGGGCCCTCACTAAGCATTCTTCACCTTGCTAAATGcagtaaaattgtaaattcgGCAAACCAAATAGTGTTTTGGTAAAAGTATTGGCGAACGATTTTTTCtacctaaatatatatatatatctcccTTGATCTTGAAAATTgtatcaaaatgaatttttctaagcaaatcttgtattttttatttgattacagtTATTTTCCTTAGATATGTTGCATAACTAATTAGGGCTATATTGAGTCCAGATAATGTAGGCAACAAAGAAGATTATATAGGcatcaggaagaaaaaaataaagtaaaatgtgcAATACAGATTAATATGTTCATTAGCTGGATCAGGCGGTATCGCATGACGAATAGTTTCTGTCAATTAAGCAGATTAAATGGTAGCTAGATGCATATTATCATCCAACTattttttcggaaaatatttgttatcaagacaATATCATATTGCTTATTAAAGTAAActtattgtgaaatttaaaaattaaagcatttactaaaataaaaaaatgtaactttgattttatcttttaagattCCCACTTTTCGATGATCGATATATAGTATGACCATTTGCACACAGTTGTCAATAAACATATTAAACCCCCACCCAAATTCTGTCAAAAAATCTCTGCAAGTAGTAAAAAAAACCTACAAAACAGAATTgagcaattaaattattcatgtaaCTTATCTTCTAccatgatacttttttttctaaatgattaCGATCgtgacagtaaaaaaaaataaattagatagtaattttttttaaataaaaggctTAAAGAattaaacgttttattttaaatgaaatatattaatttaaaagatagtcAGAATAGATAAAAACATCATATGCTGCTTCAGGTTTATCTCTATATTACTGCTCTAGTCTAAGAAGCTATCAAAAATTTACCCAAAcctattcttattttttcccctcaaagACAATAAAACATCTACATTTTTGATCCTATCCCCAATTCATTGCTCATTTGCTCCTCCTCAACTGGAAAATGACTTTTCAattgaatttgcatttttgaaaaagttcaatttatagtaaatttgtattttaacttagtttaccatggggaaaaaaatttattataaaaaattgttaaggtTTGCTTTTGGCTAAGACTTTTGATATTTGGATAATTTACTGTCTAGTAATTTGATATTCTTAGTGCAGGCCTTAGAGATAGTATTATTTACTTAGCAATAATAGGGTGAGCCATAAATGTTAGgatatttagtattaatttcgttagtaagtattaattaaactatCACTTTTTAAGTTCTTCGATAAAACatcacatttcttttatttgctgTGAAGTTGGATAATTGAGATTCAAAATTGAACTTATGATATTTAGATTggttcttaaattattactgaCTATTACGTCATGAAGTTATACTATAGTAAGACTTGCTGCTGATACGCAATTAGTTTGCCGGTTGTGACTGTCTtgctgaataaaaaaagtttatcttcTGAAGAGATAAAGTCACAACTGTTCATCAATGATGTTGATATTTGCATCTCAAACAATGCTTGATATGGATTGTGCCTAATCCATTCTCCAACAGCTTTGATCACATTTGCTGTCTTAACCGTTATTTTATTCCACCTGTAATATGAATTGAACAGACACCAGTGCTTCTAATTCTTTTTAGAGTATGAAAGACACATTTTTTTGGTCATGCTCTCTTTTTTCCTCTCTTGAAAATTTCAAAGGCCTgtactttttttgtataaagaTTTTGATTATGTTTTCAAACAGCATCCATTTTGATTGTCAAATGTAGATTACATGTAGTCACATGTAAAGATGCCACATGCAAATGTAGATTACATGTAAAGTTCATACTTTATGTGAACTTCAGagaattttcatgaaaagaatTGGTGAGTAtaaagcaattcaaaaattagGGACACCTACTCTGATACACCCTGTATATTAGATCCTTATTCTTATAAATTCAATTGCTACAATCTGAGACTCACTCATTATTAACATTAACTTCTTGCATAAAAATGTCCTATTACAACGAGAAAACTGAAAACGTCTAGATAATGGCTTCAAAATGATGTATATGTTTAAGAGCATTCTGTTAACAAAGAATGATTGAATTGATATGaattcttttatgtttattaaaataatgcatttttgaataaaataactatgcACGATGGttgcagttattttttaattaagtatgcAGTTAGATTTCTTCTAattgattgcaaaaaaaataagttagtaTCTATCAGCTTATATATGTTATGTATGATTTAATATGATGCTGAAAATCTATCTCTTTGTCTGATACATGATtagttttttcgtttttaaaattttaataaggagTTTATTTTTCCGTTTGGAAAGAATTCACTTAATTCTAAAAATcctaatttagaatttttttttttttcggattcAATTATctcatgaaaatttcatttttatgtgaaaatcttgaaaaagaagtgtttaaatattttttgttgctaatttatttgtttatgaataTCATtaatagttacagatattttttttattacagatcCATTGCTCATATGTCCTTATTATTTGGGCAGTTCATTCCTGGTTTAGCTGCAGTTGCAAGAATTTTTCAAGTAATCAAGTTTTATCTGACATTTATTTAGATGCGAAAGTATTCAGAaactaaatactattttaaagtatacatGAATTTATCTCCAGAGATACCTTTGAAAGGAGGGAAAATAATTGAGCTTTTTGGAGAAGTACAATTTTGTGATGTTAATTTTAGATATCCATCAAGACCTAATCaggtcatttttaaaattaaactattttatttcaagctctttaaaatatgaatatctgttgtaatattgttatttatggtggtttgtaaaatatatcattcttgacatttaatattgaactttttaaaattgatgtatTGTAGATCAtactaaattttcttctttttccaaAGTTGATATTTGGTTTCCATTTACTTATTGTTTTGTggacaattataaatttagagtagacagttaaaaaagtattcctGGTTGTTACAACTCATTGTAACATATATTACAATGCTTCAGTATTTAtgtgaaaacaaaattgaagtGTTCTAATAGATGTTACAATGAGTTGTAACACtggtcttttattttttttctttactttgtcACTTTcgttattcatattttcttgtAGATTCTATtcatttatactaaaatatagcatttttcataaaaaatttgctgaaattatctttcaaataacaaaaagctgtaaaataattttttcttaccgGAGAAAGTAGTTTGATACATTCTATTTGCGcataaacgaaaattttaaatgagatttttgtGTTATCGaagtatttattatgttttaataaattaaaacatatcaaGATGCATTTTGGCTTACTGCATTAGTTTCAAcattaaaaagctaaatttgatgtatttctttaaaaaaataagaatattttttttttttttagaatttaaaattaaaaggaaactgGTTTATATAATTCCATGAtatatttctttgataaatttaagtaaagaaattgaTTTGCTATCATTTTTGGTAATGAAcagtataatgaaaaaaattcttatttattgtataacatttttttatctagTAATTTTACTGATGGTTTATTGATTATAGTAGATTGAAagcagtaattttatttttcacatatcCATTATAGGCTGTTTTGCAACATTTTGATTTAACCTTACCACCTAGAAGAATTGTTGCCTTATGTGGAGTTTCTGGTGGAGGTACTGATTTCAAatgttatcattattataattattaccattattattattattattatgattttggttattgtgtaagaaattttactgttttagatttgaaatatgaagactcatacttgaattatttatatttcaccatTTAAATGAATGTTTGGAACAAGAACAACACAATTCTATGGACTACATGTTaactaattattagaaatttagtagcaaatagaaataatttacactgtattttatttgcaatttaagcttttttattttaatacatcagtaatatttttgtatttagatAATGTATTTTCGTTTTTATGTCTTTGAAAcagtaatgaaattttctgtATCTCCCCTCCCCCACCTAGGAAAATCAAATGTTGCTAGTTTACTTGAGAGATTTTATGATAGAGCAATTAAAATAGGTAGAGCTGACATTAAATCATTGGATCCTTGTTGGCTTCGAGGGATAGTTATATGTTGATCAAGttgtattattataatacagAAACTGTAGGTTTTGTTTCATGTTTCATTACTATTTAAGTATCAACTACAGTCGAACCTATTTATCTCGAATATCACGGGAAAGGcgaaaaatttgagataaagaGGTTTCGAGTTATACAggtactttataaaattaaatttaatttagaaattctgttaaaaatgatttaattgtttttagtggGAAAATATAggcatttctttaatttaattataccacatacataaatttacattaaaaaaaaattttatcattcattttacactgaaaaaaatatttcaaagatttttgacaaataaccttatttgttttgattattcttttaatgttataagGAGCGCAAATCCCTCATAGCCAGCATTTTCTTGGGAGTCTAGAATAGTTTATAAGAATTCTACCTCTTTTGCACTCACTTTTGGTTCATCAATATGATCTTCTTCATCTGATATTCCTTGGACATTATCTATGAATTATTCATCTGTCAATGTTGCCAGGCAGTTGTCCACTTgcaaaaatcttcaaaaataatgtgAACATAAAATCCAGATTTCTTTGCATTCCATTCTGGCAAATCTGGTACCGCATATTCAGCGTTCACTTTAGAACTCCTAGTTATTCTTTCATCCATTGGTTGCAATTTTGAggtgaaaatgaatttctattcTTAGTTGCCTTATCTATGTTGAAAAGATAACCCCTGCTGGTTACTACTCATTAACTCATTGCTGCCAGAATCATTGTATTCCTTTCTAATTATGGAAGTACAGGAATAGTGATAGAAATTCCAAGAAATACTCCCAACCTGTTCATTCCTACTTCCTGTGGGTTCACGAAATTTATCTCTGTCTAAAAGTTTTGACATTTGTGCtctattattagaaattcaGGAAATGgaggttttgaataaaaaatttcgacataaacaggaaaaatacattgattttagaCAGTAAATGTAgggaatttcagaaaatttgagaTATAGAGGTTTTTGAGATTAAGAGGTTTGAGATAAACCGGTTCAACTgtataacattaaaagtttgttgaaactgcactatttaattatttcttccaaTATTAAATTCTGAGTCAAGGGCTGATAGTTGGATAAGCCACacagtattttattatattttaggttGAGTGTTGGGGTTGATTtcagtcataaaatttttttgagaactgaaaaatctttattttatttttttaaattttaggtatATTTATGTAAGTAAAAGAAGTATGTCTTTTggagttttcattatttaatttttttttactgatttttccTGGATAGCTGGGAATgggaatttaatatttatatacgcTTTGAATAAAGTTGTCTTCCTAACTTTAATCAACTACTTTTACCCATGGTTTGAATCCattgagaaaaaagttaaattagcttcaaaaaggcactttttttttgtgcatgattatgcactttaattaatatttatgtgagttataaaattgtgaaagaTAAAtccagctttttttaaaaaaatttttaatgaaaataactttattttagacTTAAAAGATAAACTCTGCTGGAAGCAGTGAATAACCTGAATTTTATGGTCCAGAATTTTTACaggaattgaaaataacttctgctacaaaatttattttcatcttgaGTGATAGGAAATCTGTGTGGCTTATCCAATTTTTTAGGTAAATGacttatattgtatttttatgaaaagggCCACATAAAttatgcagaaatatttttgaaattatgccTCAATGATgcagtcatttttaaaaatgttgcagACAGATTGTAAACGATCTAGAAAACAGCTAAAACAGaccaaaaaaaatcttaaattgaaataaaattttttgttttcctactttttttaattacaatttttttattactgttaagATTTTATCTAAGTTATCTTACATCCAtattcaacataaaataattaaaggaaagAGAAGTTAATCCCGAAACTGAACATTCCTTCATAATTTTTgctgtttcagaaaaattttggtCAGGATACGGCTCTTTTAAAGCTCTTGCTTGATTTTCAGAGCACTTCCTTTTCTTGTAAGTTCTGGAAATCTTTCTACTGCTACCCTtgagagccgtggtggctcaggggatagagcatttgcctGCTAGTAAGGTAAATCTGGTTTTAATCCCAGCAACGTCTGATTGATATTCACTCTGCTCCCCTCTCAAACTGACCACAGAGCTGACATAGCATATCCTctgtggttataaaataaataatacgctggttataaaataaaatactacctTTGAACTGCTAAATGAGATTTAGTCCAGCTTAGAGCTTTCTTTTGCCTATTCTTTGCATGTAGcgtatttgaaatattacactcatttttgaaatatttttgaatacacTGTTGTCATTAATACTTAAGTTAGCCATTTGTTTTAGATCAAAATCTCAAGTAGTTTTCCCAAAGTTTAATGCTGGTTGACTAAATCTGGGTCTGCAAAAAGTTATAGTATTAAGGATAAGTTTCTAAAAggattcttaaaattgaaaaagaaagcaaagttttaggaaaaatctgtcaaattgagtttatttggtaaatgaaaatttttttcaggaaaatgaaattatgtggatattcaacaattgtaaattatgaagttttctacatttttttataatttgaagagtccttttttataaatatattattgctaGATTACTAATTCTTTCATTAGTAAGTTTTGAGAATGGTTATTGTGTTAAATAGTCTATTTCATATTCGTTATTACTActccttcaaataaaaaataattcttaactatttagctaaaataaaatattacggaATTAGTGACAGAATATTTTACAGATGGTCAATACCCTTTCTTCTTACAGTGTTTCTTtacaattattgaaaacaacTTCTGTTTGAAAAGTTGCCTTCCCTCTTATTAAAAGGAAAGATAGATAGCTTGTCCAATTTTACATCTGAACAATTCATATTGTAAGTTATACGtaatatgcataaatatgtTATTGCTAGCTCATcagttttttcatttgaaagcaGGTACTTCATTCAAAGTTAAGTTGTTATTGtcttaaatagttaatttaaagttCGTTAAGTTACTACTCTATTAATTAAAGATTTCCTTTGGTTTACttgacttctttaaaaaaatatgactgaaGATGCTAAGTATTCAAAATTCCAGGCAGTGTAAATTGGttaaaaagtagttattttctgaaatttaaacttcaattttcattggttatttatttttactatataaaattttttcaatgtttcatatgtttatttctagtgcaactttaataatttgagtttaaattgatttatatgtgactttaaattttgtactgatatatgtatggtatttaaaatatttctttttgtattgtaattattgtatattttctcaattgtgatgttttattttaggaaCCAGTTTTATTTGCTCCTTCAATTATGGAAAATATAAGACATGGAAAAACTGATGCTACAGATGATGAGGTAAATAATcacaaagaataatttatttatgtatgtaaggtgaataatcataattatgtagaaaattacatttttaaagatgaatcgataatttgaaaaattttaagtattaataagttaatatcaaaatttttattctctctattgataaatttttaaattacatgtgGTTGTTTATGATCAttgttatttacatttattattttaatttttaattaaaataatatgaattaaagttgttaaaatatttaaattttgtttttaattttatctctaaaaaaaatttaatgtttgtttttttaataatgtttatattaatattttgaataaaataaaatgggatttaaattatttgaaaatgttaaattttttaaaattgttatgtttAAGTTGTTGGTAGTactcaaataattatttgctgcTCCTTTTATATTGACAAGgctaatttactttattaaaataaaattctaatataatttttggagccaattttaaaggtattaaaaattatttaaaaaagtttaaatgaatctTAGGCTGAATCCCATTGGGATGCCATTATAGGCACTACATACCTCCtatcatttgaaatttcttcaatttcatattttttaatccctgttaaattgaattaaactaatttaatttttctcacatcttaaaaaaagcaaatttttttttttattcttctcttaACAATTAGTGTAACTGCTAACTTTTTAATCCAATACAAGTAATTAGAAAACTCATTAATTCAGTGTCATAACTGAtcgaatatcaaaatatatttgaaatttttttcttatgctaCTTTCTTTCTCTAATCACAAAAATGTGTCAGCTACAGGGTTAAATTAAAGTGTAATGGTCTTTCTGATGAAGTTGTTgcccaattatttaaaaatgtaacattattaATACAGGGTTGTCTATTGAtaatttgccaaattttttatctcttccAATCTTCCCATTCTCGTCAGCATCCATTAGAAGCTATTCATTCTCTGGATATTTGATGATCTTGAGGTTAGAACTGGGGTTTTTTCAAAAGCCGATGGCTCCTCAGTTAGACCATTGAAATGTCTTAGATAAAAATTGATACCTTAAAAAGAAGATGTCTTTGTCTCTGTATAAGAgatgtcttaaaattttattttctaaatataatatgtttttatagtttataatgttatgatatttgttaattttaaaaatgctgcttGAGAAAGCAGAATGATTTACTTTGTTTGATCCTATCTCAGCAGTGTCCCTATTTTAATACaagcagggctgattgtgctccggaaaaaatccggatttccggatttttcgctaacagtgatccggaagtttctgGAGATTCCAGACTTTTCAGAAAATCTTTGATCACAGAAgcttccggaaatcaaatttttaaaggtggaacttaaaaacacattttatttgtttataagggagagccagagagatattttataagcttatattcatgattaatattcattttttatcagtaaataattgttataatcataaactcaagaaagaaagacatatttgtaaattttaattacttctccaggtcatcataggtatgtgtaaaattttaaatatattttaagtaaacttagaaatattgagaaaaaagaagaaaaaagaccttgtttaaattgttttcaatttaaacttttttttttttactcgagaaattttccggaattttgacttgggctcacaatcacccctgtacAAGGCAATGTACAAGACTTCACTATTTCCATGTGCCATGATAcatgtgaaatttatttaaaatagaaccTTCTATATTAGTCATAAATCAAAGTCTGAATAAAGTATATTCAGGCTGTCAATCTGCAcaattaattagcaaaatagGTTTATTTTGTGCAgcatactttaattattaaaattatttcaactcaTAACGATGATTTGAGggtttcaagaaatattttcagaaatttcaaataacatatgtatagaaaaaaaattgctcaaattcaagaaatttaaattcaaaatttaaaaatgatagctcaaaaaattttaatatttataaaaaattttgtttataaataattattaatgataaaatttatttagatttgccaaaatgtttactttgtaatatttttctttatgattaTGTAAGACTTCATTAgcaataattagtaaatatcataaaatgtacgctcaaaacataaaaatacataaaataaaagttgaaagtGGAATCCCTAAATATAAAACCCCGAAGTACCCCTAAAAGGACACTTTGaaaggaatattattttttaatcttctaagTATGAATGGTTAAGCTCCTTGCTTCTTTTACTCATAGTGCAAACATTATTAAATCTATCATTGCTACAATAGaaagaatgcatttttatttttaagtgtatcatgcctttttttatgataagagttttaaattttgggtgaattttcaaataaaaagcaatCTTTTTGGCTTACCCATGGAATATTTGGAAATGTAtggtaatatttcttaattgttaCACTGTCAAGCTTTCTACTTTTGTTGTTAGAGTAAAAAGTTGGATCTACTTTGTTATTATGCTGCGATGTTTGGCATAATTTTCTAATGAAACTGTAAGGACAAATTATCAGCAATCTTAAAATGCTAAAGCAGATATTTTATAACCTCTAAAGTAGAGGTACTGCCGGCCACATACATCCCGCCGACTGTTGATCTGCTGCCCAGCGGAGCTCTTGaacgcaataaaaaatttttgtaggaaaataaaaatttagaattgcaaattttgagtcatcactttttaatgctCTAAATTTGCACTAATTCTATTGTCAATATCTGTTGTTTCTCTATtgctttttcattgttattgcTACAAAATTTCATATGGTTTTAAAAGATACGATAACacaaatttcgaatttgagtaatttttgccaatttcatcataaatccaAGTAATATTTCAATCGTTTATTGGCATTTATAATTACCAATTTCCATGTGGTTTTTAAGATTCCGATACAATCATTATGATATTACGATTTGTGAGTTATAAATTGCGCATCTAATTTATCACTTTGTGACATTCTGTATTTGTATTGATTTCATCAGAaatctaaatgatttttttaaaagcagttaTTGCAATGCTTTACcatgtgattttgaaaatccaGTAATTTAATTGTGGTGCGCAAGTTTCAAATCACACATTTATATAACCACTTTTTGACTCTCTTTGTTTTTTCCAATGTCATCATAAAACCAAGCGTTGCTTAGATCAGGTTTTGTCATTTATAACTAGTAATTTCCATGTGGTTTATAAATGGACTATACATTTATTATGACTTGCGAGATAAAAATCGTGCAtctaatttatcactttttgtcATACTTAATTTATGCCAATTGCATTGTAAATCCAAGTTGTTTTTCAGTCTTTGTTTCGGCAGTCTCTGAGATGCATTTTCATGtagctttaaaaattccaatttttattttgacgtgCGAATTTTAACTCACGCATTCAAATAACTACTTATTGGCTCATTTTATATATGctaatttctttagaaatgtaataatattttctttttgcaacTATTACGATGCTTTTCTTTGTGATTTTGACGATCCTGTTACTCAATCTGCGATGCCCCGTTACTTTAATACGGCAAGAGAATTTCTAATCGCGAATTTAATTAATCACTGTCTCTTACAATTTATTTGTGCATATTTCATCGTAAGTATAAGCTATTTGTTCGTCGCTTCGGCAGTTAGCACAATGCATTTGCatgtgatattttaatacaatattattgcaccatgaaaaattcgaaaacttGAGGAAAACGAGAgcttttaaactgtaatttattttgttctctaCAGAATAAACTGTAGTTTATTCtgtttgcaaattattttgtttgaaaatttttttttagattaggaaaaacttttttttggagCAAACTAACCGCAGGCGTATATATACACTTTCCCGAAGTAGGATGCATTGCATTGCGCTGCTATAAATAGAACTACACCCTCCTACTTCAGAATGCAGTAAAATTACCTTGAAAGTGTTTGCTTTGCAAATGAATTACTAATTTTGGAGGAGGGGAAATGGGTAAAGGATGTTATGGAAAAGTGATAACGTATTACATCATATATAACGTATTACAAACCAACAACGTATACAAACGTATACAATAACGTATTACAAACCAACATCACTTTCATGTCTCTATTTGAGTAAGGTtgggtttattcttttttcgctTTTGTTTCCCGTGTTTATTAGGtgctttttattctttccaTCAACGTCTTCAAAGGAAAATGCATCGCGAATATGTGCCGTttgttcaagaaattttttttcttcgtgaatCCCTCTATCAGTGCAATCAATGTGATGTTGGTTTATGTGTCCAACCATGTTTCAGGATTTATCATACAACAGCTaagttttaacatcttttatattgtatttttattatttaatttaaattttgtattttctttctttcctttttcttgtCCTGTAAAAGTAAAccgtttttaaattgcaatgtgTGCATCATTTTACCCCACCAAATCACCGCGTAAGAAAGTGCACTTGAGCGAAAAATCGTGGCACTGGGAAGTGAATCACGTAAATTTTACTCggcagttaaggggttaagtgtgcattttacataatttttactttataattatattatttttagtacatttttgtCAAAAGCATGCTAAAATACCCAGTTtaacacataaattttattttttcaaattcatatttatatatggtgccaaattaaattgatttgagTTTTGTAATCTacttaatcttgaaaatttttgctgcatttttattttatttcatattgaaaatttttatttccacaaaaaatagttttacccCAGAGtttctttccaatttttgttatgaataataatgcaactataaaagaataagatttataaGCTATATATAACTAAGCACATCTTACTTTtatgttaaacttttaaaaaaaattccttaaaaaatgtgtttgcatttggtttttataaaattgacattattttcctgaataaaatgttttattttttatttgcttaggTCGTACTGTGCTAGTGATAGCTCATCACCTGAGTACAATCCAAAATGTAGATTTCATTGCTGTAGTAAAAAGAGGCCAAATAGTTGAGGTATGCTACATTtagtgttattttaataattaaaaactatattctttattctatgtgtaagtatttaataagttgaaaaaaatttttatgtgctatttagaaaaaatctgTGTtgattttagtagttttttagCATAGGCTGGAtgatatgttataaaaaataaacattttatttgagattaaaaatgccactgtaagt
The Parasteatoda tepidariorum isolate YZ-2023 chromosome 9, CAS_Ptep_4.0, whole genome shotgun sequence genome window above contains:
- the LOC122271333 gene encoding uncharacterized protein isoform X5 — translated: MFRFEIHCSYVLIIWAVHSWFSCSCKNFSKIPLKGGKIIELFGEVQFCDVNFRYPSRPNQEPVLFAPSIMENIRHGKTDATDDEVVLC
- the LOC122271333 gene encoding mitochondrial potassium channel ATP-binding subunit-like isoform X1 codes for the protein MFRFEIHCSYVLIIWAVHSWFSCSCKNFSKIPLKGGKIIELFGEVQFCDVNFRYPSRPNQAVLQHFDLTLPPRRIVALCGVSGGGTSFICSFNYGKYKTWKN
- the LOC122271333 gene encoding mitochondrial potassium channel ATP-binding subunit-like isoform X2 → MIHCSYVLIIWAVHSWFSCSCKNFSKIPLKGGKIIELFGEVQFCDVNFRYPSRPNQAVLQHFDLTLPPRRIVALCGVSGGGTSFICSFNYGKYKTWKN
- the LOC122271333 gene encoding mitochondrial potassium channel ATP-binding subunit-like isoform X4, with the translated sequence MFRFEIHCSYVLIIWAVHSWFSCSCKNFSKIPLKGGKIIELFGEVQFCDVNFRYPSRPNQAVLQHFDLTLPPRRIVALCGVSGGDLKDKLCWKQ
- the LOC122271333 gene encoding uncharacterized protein isoform X6, giving the protein MFRFEIHCSYVLIIWAVHSWFSCSCKNFSKIPLKGGKIIELFGEAVLQHFDLTLPPRRIVALCGVSGGGTSFICSFNYGKYKTWKN
- the LOC122271333 gene encoding mitochondrial potassium channel ATP-binding subunit-like isoform X3, with translation MFRFEMRKYSETKYYFKVYMNLSPEIPLKGGKIIELFGEVQFCDVNFRYPSRPNQAVLQHFDLTLPPRRIVALCGVSGGGTSFICSFNYGKYKTWKN